One Candidatus Binataceae bacterium genomic region harbors:
- a CDS encoding NUDIX hydrolase, translated as MKPAKWTTIASQPVFSTPIFTLHQHRRRHHRHGEHDFWVMECGDWVNIIPITREGQVVMVRQYRHGTEDLTLEIPGGMMDPEDGTALAAARREMWEETGYDSPEISELGRVRPNPAIQTNYCHSFLARDARLTRRPRLDGTEDIEVVLVGREEIAGLIVRGEISHALVITAFAFLDLYHPASRQV; from the coding sequence TTGAAACCAGCCAAATGGACCACGATCGCAAGCCAGCCGGTTTTCAGCACCCCGATTTTTACCCTCCACCAGCATCGCCGCCGTCACCATCGCCACGGCGAACACGACTTCTGGGTCATGGAATGCGGCGACTGGGTCAACATCATTCCCATCACCCGCGAGGGACAGGTGGTGATGGTGCGCCAGTACCGCCACGGCACCGAGGACCTGACCCTGGAGATTCCCGGTGGCATGATGGATCCGGAGGATGGCACGGCGCTGGCGGCGGCGCGGCGCGAGATGTGGGAAGAGACCGGCTACGACAGCCCGGAGATAAGCGAACTGGGCCGCGTGCGCCCCAACCCCGCGATTCAGACCAACTATTGCCATTCCTTCCTGGCGCGTGACGCGCGCCTGACCCGCAGGCCGCGGCTTGATGGTACCGAGGATATCGAGGTGGTGCTGGTTGGGCGCGAGGAGATTGCGGGGTTAATCGTGCGGGGCGAGATCAGTCATGCCCTGGTGATCACGGCTTTCGCCTTTCTGGATCTTTATCATCCGGCCTCCCGCCAGGTTTAA
- a CDS encoding SAM-dependent methyltransferase, protein MARWLSVLHPQADEGGGVLRIGAATEVDPAARKLRARLRRGKATIAGDFGLIKAIYSRLIAIMPAAERPALSSLKVALKEGRPELEGLPAARATRRIGVPRNAPDHLLEDLLLVGDFAEAATLLEARFGVHAGRALDGRVEFNDPKGNLSFGQYRDVIQELRAFGTHPERGRLCWQIERWADHNTFSPPVRLPLGFDTATIDVAQLEGTPAFGARLRAALEQALERTHGVALDPTFVAYDQSVVWRFNQAFWRYLGIWERVTGKSYQRALPKGKSESHHQEFIDEAAENFASHVHELEREGTLAADEELWMHEKAPGSGEFTAGVLDYLFRHYPAYFRRMHVVLSDVSPQVLELARRELEGRGYLGLNADSARRLEILFWDLSANPEPKLAREDGSFVDLRQRFIYFRHANFFDQLPTRLFAKHDGRFYEVKVRAIVASARLAELQRQHAMTLAELMAIIEGQKDAGSFSPDQQTRFINFWSALWQAVKFDEAYEPCELATVHRYGALLAREMAQLTRVRFVTSDTALATLTADIGLLHPERGYACFTDIFLQRPIEFCQRWAELAKYDNGVWVGTNGALLVQVLSEAGFECSYHPVELTLGEATSSYTLGVRQRQGQSATLSRDLLQQLTGIDATRLGDLTIPGLPRRMRNNLRDLPAALGRLLRDHDWSTRLDQSLPLAALMREFYYHGAGRDPHAQSIFVKLAALLAEVLYCQGERRVSIQVDLTAEDLRDLEAFLDHRPLQTPALDLIEPEAADEGLARLRLRLPTLTHRLEDGEFVLLAEVDLPRGQSVEQLRRRLFQMQSHVDALSLTSARLANPRFWRSRELLESPLLESLQTDRLVVTLEMRGRKGRDLERDIQAFEDRGVANFFILTGDFERDGQWWLDSVHGIRIADRMRNGEGVDGRALARGSRILVAGAMSWTGIPTLEARVKRDVWLKYSAGVDVLFTQPVYDLERGRAVLDLIAHDNRDGRVRLIPEVFPLATLSQIASLARAPGVLMPAALIAAYGKLERNVVRLVAQLDDHDDDHLGTQLFDAIAPIPGYPDFFTPERGAAMLPALRRAMDGARRRAARGQEAAAVLKAVQEAALLELGVGLSECAIAMLREYPMVSGLLFVPRNGRELRRLSALVRPSGSEVRDGSDV, encoded by the coding sequence ATGGCTCGATGGCTCAGCGTCCTGCACCCGCAAGCCGATGAGGGCGGCGGTGTGCTCCGAATCGGCGCAGCCACCGAAGTCGATCCAGCCGCGCGCAAGCTGCGCGCTCGCCTGCGCCGGGGGAAAGCCACCATCGCCGGCGATTTCGGCCTGATTAAGGCTATCTATTCTCGCCTGATCGCGATTATGCCGGCGGCTGAGCGCCCTGCGCTGAGTAGTCTCAAAGTAGCGCTCAAAGAAGGCCGCCCGGAGTTGGAAGGGCTGCCCGCGGCGCGCGCCACCCGACGCATTGGAGTGCCGCGAAACGCGCCCGACCATTTGCTCGAAGACCTGCTGCTGGTAGGCGATTTCGCCGAGGCAGCGACACTACTGGAAGCGCGCTTTGGCGTACACGCGGGCCGGGCGCTGGACGGAAGGGTGGAGTTCAACGACCCCAAAGGCAATCTGTCCTTTGGCCAATATCGCGACGTCATCCAGGAGCTGCGCGCCTTTGGTACCCATCCCGAGCGCGGGCGCCTGTGCTGGCAGATCGAGCGCTGGGCCGACCACAACACCTTCAGCCCGCCGGTCCGCCTGCCACTGGGTTTTGACACCGCCACCATCGATGTAGCCCAACTGGAGGGCACGCCGGCTTTCGGAGCGCGCCTGCGCGCCGCGCTGGAGCAGGCCCTGGAGCGCACGCACGGGGTCGCGCTGGACCCCACCTTCGTGGCCTACGACCAAAGCGTGGTGTGGCGCTTCAACCAGGCCTTCTGGCGCTATCTGGGAATCTGGGAGCGGGTGACCGGAAAGAGCTATCAGCGTGCCCTACCCAAGGGCAAATCCGAGTCCCATCATCAAGAATTTATCGACGAGGCGGCCGAGAATTTCGCCTCCCACGTGCACGAGCTGGAGCGGGAGGGCACTCTGGCAGCGGACGAAGAGCTGTGGATGCACGAAAAGGCGCCAGGCTCCGGCGAATTTACCGCCGGCGTGCTTGATTACTTGTTCCGCCATTACCCGGCCTACTTCCGCCGCATGCACGTGGTGCTCTCCGACGTCTCGCCGCAAGTGCTGGAATTGGCGCGCCGGGAGCTGGAAGGGCGCGGCTATCTGGGCCTCAACGCCGATTCCGCGCGGCGGCTGGAGATCCTGTTTTGGGATCTCAGCGCCAATCCGGAGCCGAAGCTGGCCCGCGAAGACGGCAGCTTCGTCGATCTGCGCCAGCGCTTTATCTATTTCCGCCACGCCAACTTTTTCGATCAGCTTCCCACCCGCCTGTTCGCCAAGCACGACGGCCGCTTTTACGAGGTCAAAGTGCGCGCGATCGTAGCCAGCGCGCGGCTCGCCGAGCTCCAACGTCAGCATGCGATGACGCTGGCCGAACTGATGGCGATTATTGAGGGACAAAAGGACGCGGGCAGCTTCAGCCCCGACCAGCAGACCCGTTTCATCAATTTCTGGAGCGCGCTTTGGCAAGCGGTCAAGTTCGACGAAGCTTATGAACCCTGCGAGCTGGCCACCGTCCATCGCTATGGTGCCCTACTCGCGCGGGAGATGGCACAATTGACGCGCGTGCGCTTTGTCACCAGCGACACTGCCCTGGCCACCCTGACCGCGGACATCGGCCTGCTTCATCCCGAGCGGGGCTACGCTTGTTTCACCGACATTTTTCTGCAGCGGCCAATAGAGTTCTGCCAGCGCTGGGCGGAGCTGGCCAAGTACGATAACGGGGTGTGGGTGGGCACCAACGGCGCTCTGTTGGTGCAGGTGCTGAGCGAGGCTGGCTTCGAATGCAGTTACCATCCCGTGGAGTTGACCCTGGGCGAAGCTACCTCCTCCTACACTCTTGGCGTACGCCAGCGCCAGGGCCAGAGCGCGACCCTTTCGCGCGACCTGCTCCAGCAGCTCACCGGCATCGATGCCACCCGGTTGGGCGACCTGACTATCCCCGGCTTACCGCGCCGGATGCGCAACAATTTGCGTGACCTGCCCGCCGCTCTTGGTCGGCTGCTGCGCGACCACGACTGGAGCACGCGGCTGGACCAATCGCTGCCGCTGGCCGCCTTGATGCGCGAGTTTTACTATCATGGCGCCGGCCGCGATCCTCACGCCCAAAGCATCTTCGTCAAGCTGGCCGCGCTGCTGGCCGAAGTGCTTTATTGCCAGGGCGAGCGGCGGGTGAGTATCCAGGTGGATTTAACCGCCGAAGATTTACGCGACCTGGAAGCCTTCCTCGATCATCGGCCCCTGCAGACTCCGGCTCTCGACTTAATCGAACCGGAAGCGGCCGACGAGGGGCTGGCGCGTCTGCGCCTGCGCTTGCCCACCCTGACCCATCGCCTGGAGGACGGCGAGTTCGTACTGCTGGCGGAGGTGGATTTGCCGCGCGGCCAATCCGTGGAGCAACTGCGCCGACGCCTATTCCAAATGCAAAGTCACGTCGATGCGCTGTCGCTGACCTCGGCCCGACTGGCTAACCCGCGCTTTTGGCGCAGCCGCGAGCTGCTCGAATCCCCTTTGCTGGAGAGCCTACAGACCGATCGTCTGGTGGTCACGTTGGAGATGCGCGGGCGCAAAGGACGCGACTTAGAGCGGGATATCCAGGCCTTTGAAGACCGCGGCGTAGCCAACTTCTTCATTCTCACCGGTGATTTCGAGCGCGACGGGCAATGGTGGCTGGATTCGGTTCACGGGATCCGGATCGCCGACCGAATGCGCAACGGCGAAGGCGTCGACGGCCGGGCCTTGGCGCGCGGCTCGCGCATCCTGGTGGCAGGGGCGATGTCATGGACCGGCATTCCCACCCTAGAGGCTCGGGTCAAGCGCGACGTGTGGCTCAAATACAGCGCCGGCGTCGATGTTCTTTTCACGCAGCCGGTGTACGATCTGGAACGAGGCCGGGCGGTCCTCGATCTGATCGCGCATGATAATCGAGATGGGCGCGTACGCCTCATCCCGGAGGTTTTTCCCCTGGCCACGCTCAGCCAGATTGCCAGCTTGGCGCGCGCCCCGGGCGTCCTGATGCCCGCCGCGCTGATCGCCGCCTACGGCAAGCTAGAACGCAACGTGGTTCGGCTGGTCGCTCAGTTGGACGATCACGATGACGACCACCTGGGTACCCAGTTGTTTGACGCGATCGCCCCCATTCCGGGCTATCCCGACTTCTTCACGCCAGAGCGAGGGGCCGCCATGCTGCCCGCGCTCCGGCGCGCGATGGACGGTGCGCGCCGGCGCGCTGCGCGCGGCCAGGAAGCCGCTGCCGTGCTCAAGGCCGTCCAGGAAGCCGCGCTCCTGGAGCTGGGAGTGGGGCTGAGCGAGTGCGCAATCGCGATGCTGCGCGAGTATCCAATGGTCAGCGGCTTACTGTTTGTGCCGCGCAACGGCCGCGAACTGCGCCGCCTAAGCGCCCTAGTGCGCCCCAGCGGCAGCGAGGTGCGCGATGGCAGCGATGTTTGA
- a CDS encoding aldolase/citrate lyase family protein — protein MPLLPLRNLVRERWRAGTPTLNGWLSMPTSIAAEIMARAGYDALTIDMQHGVMDYRNVLEIVSALTATDVVPVVRVPSSDPTFVTRMLDLGVLGVICPLIENAAEARRFGAGCRYHPMGNRSFGPLRAPMVYGRDYAARANEAVLALGMIETAGAIAELDQILEVETLDGIYIGPADLGIALGMAPGMDREEPDFLRLIEDIARKANARGKVPGIHTTSSRYAARAINMGFGFVTVAGDARHVAVGAESIVRETRELLKPR, from the coding sequence ATGCCGCTGTTACCGCTGAGAAATCTGGTGCGCGAACGCTGGCGGGCCGGAACCCCGACCCTTAACGGCTGGTTGAGCATGCCGACATCGATCGCCGCCGAAATCATGGCGCGTGCCGGTTATGACGCGCTTACCATCGACATGCAGCATGGCGTGATGGATTACCGCAACGTGCTGGAAATCGTCAGCGCACTGACCGCCACCGACGTGGTGCCAGTGGTACGGGTTCCTAGTTCCGACCCGACTTTCGTCACACGGATGCTCGACCTGGGCGTGCTCGGGGTGATCTGTCCGCTTATCGAAAACGCCGCCGAGGCGCGCCGATTCGGCGCCGGCTGCCGCTATCATCCCATGGGCAACCGCAGCTTCGGCCCCTTGCGGGCACCGATGGTGTACGGGCGTGACTATGCGGCGCGCGCCAACGAGGCGGTGCTGGCGCTGGGGATGATCGAGACCGCCGGCGCAATCGCCGAATTGGATCAAATTTTGGAGGTCGAAACTCTGGACGGGATTTACATCGGTCCCGCCGATCTGGGCATCGCCCTAGGGATGGCGCCCGGGATGGATCGCGAGGAGCCCGACTTCCTACGGCTGATAGAAGATATCGCGCGCAAGGCCAACGCGCGCGGCAAAGTGCCGGGAATCCATACCACTTCCAGCCGCTACGCCGCACGCGCTATCAACATGGGCTTTGGTTTCGTCACGGTGGCCGGCGATGCGCGCCATGTCGCGGTGGGCGCGGAGAGTATCGTGCGGGAAACCCGAGAGCTGCTCAAGCCGCGTTAG